A single Pedobacter sp. PACM 27299 DNA region contains:
- a CDS encoding complex I subunit 4 family protein: MEQLLILLIFLPLVGAVVTAFTGNAAKHVALGSAILSLGLTLITVCNFTPDASTQFAVNYPWIQDLGINFHAGIDGISMITVLLTNVLVPIIILSAYQHNYNKANAFFALILFMQFGLLLVFTALDAFLFYIGWEAALIPIYFICAIWGGKDRIKVNMKFFVYTIAGSLFMLMGIIYLYLQNPAHNFELQAFYNLELDSAQQGWIFWAFFIAFAIKMPIFPFHTWQPDTYTEAPAPGTMLLSGIMLKMGIYGVIRWLLPIAPEGVQQWGHLAIILSIIGVVYASIIAFTQKDAKRLVAYSSIAHVGLISAGIFALNTQGMQGAMVQMLSHGINVVGLFFVLDIIASRMKTNKIAELGGIAKKAPQLAIAFLIIVLGTVALPGTNGFIGEFLLLIGIYQYQVWAGVFAGLSIIFGAVYMFRMYQNIMLGKTNDLTIGFTDIKGSEKVVLYVICALIIALGVYPKPILHLSEASVQQLIEQVTQKLTSVN; encoded by the coding sequence ATGGAACAACTTTTAATACTTCTTATCTTTCTACCATTGGTTGGCGCCGTGGTTACTGCATTCACAGGTAATGCAGCGAAACATGTGGCTCTGGGCTCAGCAATCCTTTCACTAGGCTTGACGCTCATCACGGTATGTAATTTTACACCGGATGCCAGTACGCAATTTGCGGTAAACTATCCTTGGATTCAGGATTTAGGCATCAATTTCCACGCGGGAATTGATGGGATCAGCATGATCACCGTTTTATTAACCAATGTATTGGTTCCGATCATTATTTTATCGGCTTATCAGCACAACTATAACAAGGCCAATGCGTTCTTTGCATTGATCTTGTTCATGCAGTTTGGTTTACTATTGGTGTTTACGGCTTTAGACGCCTTCTTATTCTATATCGGATGGGAAGCAGCCTTGATCCCAATCTACTTTATCTGCGCAATTTGGGGTGGTAAAGACAGGATTAAAGTAAACATGAAGTTTTTTGTGTATACCATTGCTGGATCTTTATTCATGCTGATGGGTATCATTTATCTGTACTTACAAAATCCCGCTCATAACTTTGAGTTACAGGCTTTCTATAATTTGGAACTTGATTCTGCACAGCAGGGATGGATTTTCTGGGCTTTCTTTATCGCATTTGCGATTAAAATGCCAATCTTCCCATTCCATACCTGGCAGCCAGATACGTATACTGAAGCTCCAGCTCCCGGTACGATGCTGTTATCAGGTATTATGCTGAAAATGGGTATTTATGGCGTGATCAGATGGTTATTGCCAATTGCTCCGGAAGGTGTTCAGCAATGGGGTCATTTAGCCATCATTCTTTCGATTATTGGCGTTGTCTACGCCTCGATCATTGCTTTTACACAGAAAGATGCAAAGAGACTGGTTGCTTATTCTTCCATTGCTCACGTAGGGTTAATCTCAGCAGGTATTTTCGCTTTAAATACACAGGGGATGCAGGGTGCAATGGTACAGATGTTAAGTCATGGTATCAACGTAGTCGGTTTATTCTTTGTGCTGGATATCATTGCCAGTCGCATGAAAACCAATAAAATCGCTGAATTGGGTGGTATTGCTAAAAAAGCACCTCAATTGGCCATTGCCTTCCTAATCATCGTATTGGGGACGGTAGCACTTCCAGGAACCAATGGTTTCATTGGAGAGTTCTTATTACTGATCGGAATTTATCAATACCAGGTATGGGCAGGCGTTTTCGCCGGATTGTCTATCATCTTTGGTGCGGTGTATATGTTCAGAATGTATCAGAACATTATGCTTGGAAAAACCAATGACCTCACCATAGGCTTTACAGATATTAAAGGATCTGAGAAAGTAGTATTGTACGTCATTTGTGCCTTGATCATTGCTTTAGGAGTGTATCCTAAACCAATTCTTCATTTATCTGAAGCCTCGGTACAACAATTAATAGAACAGGTAACACAAAAATTAACATCGGTAAACTAA